In one window of Chryseobacterium phocaeense DNA:
- a CDS encoding efflux RND transporter permease subunit, producing MLKTIIKRPVLATVISVLLVILGIVGMVNLPITKFPDIAPPTVMVTAAYPGANAETIARSVAPPLENAINGVENMDYITSTASNDGTLSITVIFKLGTDPDQAAINVQNRVAQVTNQLPAEVIQAGITTLKRQNSMIAMVSLTSKDGKMDDLFLENYAKINIVPELKRVKGVGDAMVYGNKDYSMRVWLDPNKLTSYNLTPSDVSRAIQTQNLEAAPGRFGERSKEAMEYVLRYKGKFTEPEQYENIVIKALSDGSVLKLKDVAKVEFGAYSYTVSSNFNKKASVTMAIFQMAGSNANEVQIALQARMKELEKSFPEGMAYEIPYATKEALDQSIDQVIHTLIEAFILVFIVVYIFLQDFRSTLIPAIAVPVSIVGTFFFMNVFGFSINILTLFALVLAIGIVVDDAIVVVEAVHAKMEHKKLNPRAATMSAMSEITGAIVSITLIMSAVFVPVAFMSGSTGLFYQQFALTLAIAIVISAVNALTLSPALCAIFLKQHHPETHEKMNFKERFFAGFNASFNKLTFRYGKAVLFLLKRKWVALIIIVAFGGLFAWMSMTTPKGFIPDEDQSFIIVTANLAPGASKDRTTKVVSDTEDLLMKNPAVEKVISVDGLNLFSGSMSSSAASIFVKLKKTEERGQVSNINDIIGQVQGMLSQDKRANFLVINTPTVDGFGNTSGMELVLQDRTNGDLQNLGNISYGMMGALMQRPEVAVAFTTFDVTYPQFEVLVDEVKAAQLGVNVSDVLGVMQGYYGSIQSSDFNRFGKYYRVLVQSTPETRQDKESLNGIFVKNNSGEMVPVNTLVTLKQVTGAEVVDRFNLFNSSNLTVMAAPGYSSGQAMAAVEEVSKQVLPPGYTYDYKGMSREEVTAGSQSVMIFGLCIIFVFFLLSAQYESYVLPLAVLIAIPVGLSGVFVGITMADLSNNIYVQIALVMLIGLLAKNGILIVEFAIQRRRAGKSLIASAVEGAKARLRPILMTSLAFIAGLLPLLFVVGPSALGNHSIGFAAVSGMIFGTVLGIFVVPVLFVVFQALHERMSGKTVTEADWQY from the coding sequence ATGTTAAAAACTATTATAAAAAGACCCGTACTGGCAACGGTAATTTCTGTGTTGCTTGTTATTCTGGGTATCGTCGGTATGGTCAACCTGCCGATTACAAAATTTCCGGACATTGCACCGCCTACTGTTATGGTTACTGCAGCTTATCCGGGAGCCAATGCTGAAACCATTGCAAGATCGGTGGCTCCGCCTTTGGAAAATGCCATCAACGGGGTGGAAAATATGGATTATATTACCTCCACAGCCAGTAATGACGGAACTTTAAGCATTACGGTAATCTTTAAACTGGGGACAGATCCCGATCAGGCTGCGATTAATGTTCAGAACAGGGTAGCCCAGGTGACGAACCAGCTTCCTGCCGAAGTAATCCAGGCCGGAATTACCACCCTGAAAAGACAGAACAGCATGATTGCCATGGTTTCATTAACCAGTAAAGATGGTAAAATGGACGATCTTTTCCTGGAAAATTATGCTAAAATAAATATCGTACCGGAACTGAAAAGGGTAAAAGGAGTAGGAGATGCCATGGTGTACGGAAACAAGGATTATTCCATGAGGGTATGGCTTGATCCGAATAAACTGACTTCCTACAACCTGACGCCATCTGATGTTTCAAGAGCGATTCAGACCCAGAACCTGGAGGCGGCACCCGGAAGATTCGGGGAAAGAAGTAAAGAAGCCATGGAATATGTGCTTCGCTACAAAGGAAAATTCACAGAACCTGAACAGTATGAAAATATTGTGATCAAAGCGCTGAGCGACGGTTCCGTTTTAAAGTTAAAAGATGTTGCCAAAGTAGAATTCGGGGCCTACAGCTACACGGTTTCTTCCAACTTCAATAAAAAAGCGTCCGTAACCATGGCGATCTTCCAAATGGCCGGATCTAATGCAAATGAAGTGCAGATCGCGCTTCAGGCAAGAATGAAAGAACTTGAGAAATCTTTTCCGGAAGGAATGGCATATGAAATTCCGTATGCTACAAAAGAGGCACTGGATCAGTCTATTGACCAGGTGATTCATACCCTGATCGAAGCATTTATCCTCGTATTCATCGTGGTGTATATTTTCCTGCAGGATTTCCGTTCAACCCTGATTCCGGCTATTGCAGTTCCGGTATCTATTGTGGGAACCTTCTTCTTTATGAATGTGTTTGGTTTTTCTATTAATATCCTGACGTTATTTGCCCTGGTACTGGCCATTGGTATTGTGGTGGATGACGCCATTGTCGTCGTGGAAGCAGTCCATGCTAAAATGGAACATAAAAAGCTTAACCCAAGGGCTGCGACCATGTCGGCGATGAGTGAAATTACAGGAGCAATTGTTTCCATTACGCTGATCATGTCGGCGGTATTCGTTCCGGTAGCATTTATGAGCGGATCTACAGGGTTGTTTTACCAGCAGTTTGCACTGACATTAGCCATTGCAATTGTCATTTCAGCGGTTAATGCTTTGACATTAAGTCCTGCTTTATGTGCGATATTCTTAAAGCAGCACCATCCTGAAACTCATGAGAAAATGAATTTCAAAGAAAGGTTTTTTGCCGGTTTTAATGCCAGTTTCAATAAGCTCACATTCCGGTATGGAAAAGCAGTACTGTTCCTTTTAAAAAGAAAATGGGTGGCACTCATTATTATTGTAGCATTCGGTGGTTTGTTTGCGTGGATGTCTATGACTACGCCAAAAGGATTTATTCCTGATGAAGACCAGAGTTTCATCATTGTAACCGCCAATCTTGCACCGGGAGCCTCAAAGGACAGAACGACCAAAGTGGTTTCTGATACGGAAGATCTTCTGATGAAGAATCCGGCGGTGGAAAAAGTAATTTCGGTAGACGGATTGAATCTGTTCAGCGGCTCTATGTCGTCTTCAGCAGCTTCTATTTTCGTTAAACTGAAAAAAACGGAGGAAAGAGGACAGGTAAGTAATATCAATGATATCATCGGACAGGTTCAGGGAATGCTTTCGCAGGATAAAAGGGCGAATTTCCTGGTGATCAACACGCCTACGGTAGACGGTTTCGGAAATACCAGCGGAATGGAGCTTGTGCTTCAGGACCGTACGAACGGAGATCTTCAGAATTTGGGAAATATTTCCTACGGAATGATGGGGGCACTGATGCAGAGACCGGAAGTAGCAGTGGCATTTACCACTTTTGATGTGACGTATCCGCAGTTTGAGGTTCTTGTGGATGAAGTGAAAGCCGCGCAGCTTGGGGTGAATGTTTCTGATGTATTAGGAGTAATGCAGGGATATTACGGAAGTATCCAGTCTTCGGATTTCAACAGATTCGGGAAATATTACAGGGTTTTGGTACAGTCTACTCCGGAAACACGACAGGATAAAGAATCTCTTAACGGGATCTTCGTTAAAAATAACTCAGGCGAAATGGTTCCTGTCAATACGTTGGTGACTTTGAAACAGGTGACCGGAGCAGAAGTGGTAGACCGTTTCAACCTGTTCAATTCATCGAACTTAACCGTAATGGCAGCTCCGGGATATAGCTCGGGACAGGCGATGGCAGCTGTTGAAGAAGTGAGTAAGCAGGTGCTTCCTCCGGGATATACCTATGATTATAAAGGGATGAGCCGTGAAGAGGTGACTGCCGGTTCACAGTCGGTGATGATCTTCGGACTGTGTATCATCTTCGTATTCTTCCTTTTATCGGCACAATATGAAAGCTATGTGCTTCCATTAGCTGTACTGATCGCGATTCCTGTAGGCTTGTCAGGAGTTTTCGTTGGAATTACCATGGCAGATCTTTCCAATAATATCTACGTTCAGATTGCATTGGTGATGTTGATTGGTCTTCTGGCGAAAAACGGGATCCTGATTGTGGAATTTGCCATACAGCGCCGAAGAGCAGGGAAAAGTCTTATTGCATCGGCAGTGGAAGGTGCAAAAGCCCGTCTGCGCCCGATTCTGATGACCTCCCTGGCATTTATCGCAGGACTGCTTCCGTTATTGTTTGTGGTTGGACCATCGGCATTAGGAAACCATTCCATTGGATTTGCTGCGGTTTCCGGAATGATCTTCGGAACGGTATTGGGAATTTTCGTGGTTCCGGTACTTTTTGTGGTCTTCCAGGCCCTGCATGAAAGAATGAGCGGAAAAACAGTAACCGAAGCCGACTGGCAGTATTAA
- a CDS encoding methyltransferase domain-containing protein, whose amino-acid sequence MPWNPEVYNQFKNIRFKPFYDLAELITEEKEMKAVDLGCGTGEQTAILTEKFQNAEFTGIDSSPEMLEKSKALENERLHFKMATTEEMLDSDENWDLIFSNAALQWSDHHHELFPKLISKLKSGGQFAVQMPYQPGNTLNKILFELADAEPFRTQLNGWNRPSSVLTIDEYAQILFDNGLEDLNLSQKVYPIIAEDHDTLFNFISGSALIPYLERLDEEQQKSFTAEFKRRIAVHFPKLPAIYAFKRILMYGRKK is encoded by the coding sequence ATGCCCTGGAATCCTGAAGTCTACAATCAATTTAAAAATATACGTTTCAAACCATTTTATGATCTTGCGGAACTGATTACCGAAGAAAAAGAGATGAAAGCGGTAGATCTTGGCTGCGGAACAGGTGAACAAACCGCCATCCTGACGGAAAAATTTCAGAATGCTGAATTTACCGGAATAGACTCTTCTCCTGAAATGCTTGAAAAATCCAAAGCTCTGGAAAACGAGCGTTTACATTTCAAAATGGCAACCACGGAAGAAATGCTGGATAGCGACGAAAACTGGGATCTGATCTTCAGCAATGCCGCTTTACAATGGTCTGACCACCATCACGAGCTGTTTCCCAAACTCATTTCCAAACTTAAGTCCGGCGGCCAATTTGCTGTGCAAATGCCCTACCAGCCGGGTAATACACTGAATAAAATACTTTTTGAACTGGCTGATGCTGAACCTTTCCGCACACAGCTTAATGGCTGGAACCGCCCTTCCTCCGTTCTTACCATTGATGAATATGCACAAATCCTGTTTGATAACGGACTTGAAGATCTGAATCTTTCACAAAAAGTATATCCTATTATCGCTGAGGATCATGACACTTTATTCAACTTTATTTCCGGATCAGCACTGATCCCGTATCTGGAGAGACTTGATGAGGAACAGCAGAAATCATTCACCGCAGAATTTAAAAGGCGGATTGCGGTGCATTTTCCAAAACTGCCGGCTATTTATGCTTTTAAAAGAATCCTTATGTATGGGAGAAAAAAATAG
- a CDS encoding helix-turn-helix domain-containing protein, protein MRKKTTAETPEFVSMFTFEELLQQVEFDLRIKEFVVMEIDKATYAVKLNTPYQSDYFCIFLVQEGDIRFRLDDKSYEVSQGDVVFCPFGETFWIEEISEDYRSKYIFFSLEFISQAGFNYRSVDVMKSLSSDPAVIIRKEMDLFRRMNFHLDELKALNNTEKDNYYFNEMIWHHFSLVIYEIDNYFKKTERPHQVTHREDELTTSFFILVQEHFKNEHNVQFYADKLCISRKYLTKVINKTTFKSPRDIIHQVLAVEARLLLKNPNLNVNNVAVQLNFSDQASFSKFFKKHSGRSPLEYKKDDLY, encoded by the coding sequence ATGCGCAAGAAAACCACTGCTGAAACTCCGGAATTCGTCTCCATGTTTACTTTTGAAGAGCTTCTTCAGCAGGTGGAGTTTGATCTCCGGATCAAGGAATTTGTGGTCATGGAGATTGATAAGGCTACGTATGCTGTAAAACTCAACACGCCCTATCAGTCAGATTATTTCTGTATTTTTTTGGTGCAGGAAGGGGATATCCGTTTCAGGCTTGACGATAAAAGTTATGAGGTATCTCAGGGCGATGTTGTTTTTTGTCCGTTTGGGGAAACATTTTGGATAGAAGAGATTTCCGAAGACTACAGGTCAAAATATATTTTCTTTTCCCTTGAATTTATTTCCCAGGCAGGATTCAATTACAGATCTGTTGATGTAATGAAAAGCCTTTCTTCAGATCCCGCAGTAATCATCAGGAAAGAAATGGATTTGTTCAGAAGAATGAATTTCCATCTTGATGAATTAAAAGCGCTGAATAATACTGAGAAAGATAATTATTACTTTAACGAAATGATCTGGCATCACTTTTCCCTGGTGATCTATGAGATCGACAATTATTTTAAAAAAACCGAAAGGCCACATCAGGTAACCCATCGGGAAGATGAGCTTACCACAAGTTTTTTTATTCTGGTGCAAGAGCATTTCAAAAATGAACATAATGTACAGTTCTACGCAGATAAACTATGCATCAGCCGTAAATACCTGACCAAAGTGATCAATAAAACCACTTTCAAATCACCGCGCGACATCATTCATCAGGTTTTGGCTGTGGAAGCGCGGTTACTTCTTAAAAATCCCAATCTTAATGTCAATAATGTGGCGGTCCAATTGAACTTTTCTGATCAGGCGTCGTTCAGCAAATTCTTTAAAAAACACAGTGGAAGATCGCCTTTGGAATACAAAAAAGATGATTTATATTGA
- a CDS encoding efflux RND transporter periplasmic adaptor subunit — protein MQRFFIQKSTLLFLSMIVLAACGKGNQNQAYQQQAPELPTAKVQQGDASVSREYAASVEGVSNVEIRPQVTGYLSKIFVDEGDYVNAGQALFKIEDQIFREQMKSAQASLITAQANLSTAKIDLDRKKELLRNKMVSEIQVKEAEATYNAARGAVSQAVSSIESAKINLNFSTIKAPVSGFIGRFNYRLGSLMTPSNQQPITLLSDIHEVYTYFSMSETDFNNFQKKQAGSSIGEIIKNTPAVSLLLSGGEKYAQTGKIDAVEGQFNKTTGSITLRAKFPNPGNILRSGNTGKVVLDQFYSNVVLLPIASTRTIQDKIFVFSIKGGKAAMLPVEVAGKAGDNFIISKGLKAGDEYIVTGFDRLQPGTPVVAQKKNAQQKKA, from the coding sequence ATGCAGAGATTTTTTATTCAAAAATCGACCCTACTTTTCCTCTCAATGATCGTTTTGGCGGCGTGTGGGAAAGGTAATCAAAACCAGGCTTATCAACAGCAGGCACCCGAACTTCCGACCGCGAAAGTACAGCAGGGGGATGCTTCTGTTTCAAGAGAATATGCAGCTTCTGTGGAAGGAGTTTCCAATGTGGAGATCAGACCGCAGGTTACCGGATATTTAAGTAAAATTTTCGTAGATGAAGGGGATTATGTAAACGCCGGACAGGCGCTGTTTAAAATAGAGGACCAGATCTTCCGTGAGCAGATGAAAAGTGCCCAGGCATCACTGATTACGGCGCAAGCCAACCTTTCAACCGCTAAGATAGACCTGGATAGGAAGAAAGAGCTTTTAAGAAATAAAATGGTTTCCGAGATCCAGGTGAAAGAAGCTGAAGCAACTTATAATGCGGCCAGAGGTGCGGTTAGTCAGGCTGTATCTTCCATAGAATCGGCAAAAATTAACCTTAATTTTTCCACCATCAAAGCGCCGGTAAGTGGTTTTATCGGAAGGTTCAATTACCGTCTGGGAAGTTTAATGACACCTTCCAACCAGCAGCCGATCACGCTTTTATCAGACATTCATGAGGTATACACCTATTTCAGCATGAGTGAAACTGATTTCAATAATTTCCAGAAAAAACAGGCAGGAAGCAGCATCGGTGAGATCATTAAAAATACTCCGGCGGTTTCTCTGTTGCTTTCAGGTGGAGAAAAGTACGCGCAGACCGGAAAAATTGATGCCGTGGAAGGGCAGTTCAATAAAACCACAGGCTCCATTACATTGAGGGCAAAATTCCCGAATCCCGGAAATATCTTAAGAAGCGGAAATACAGGGAAAGTGGTGCTGGATCAGTTTTACAGCAATGTGGTCCTGCTTCCGATAGCGTCTACCAGAACCATCCAGGATAAAATTTTCGTGTTCTCCATTAAAGGTGGGAAAGCCGCGATGCTGCCGGTGGAAGTAGCAGGAAAAGCAGGTGACAACTTTATCATTTCCAAAGGGCTTAAAGCCGGCGATGAGTACATCGTAACCGGTTTCGACAGGCTGCAGCCGGGAACTCCGGTCGTTGCTCAGAAAAAGAATGCTCAACAGAAAAAAGCGTAA
- a CDS encoding metallophosphoesterase — protein MKIQIISDLHQEFGSTDLSFDHADVVVLAGDINLGTKGIDWVKSKIKDKPVIYVLGNHEYYKGSYPKTLNKIRQASEGSNISVLENESVDIDGIRFHGATLWTDFSIFGNPVNYGMICQPKMNDYKMIRRDPSYSKMRTLDTFKIHQLSKLWLKESLEESAGLKNIVVTHHAPSIKSVPEQYKEDPLTSAYASDMEDFITEHQPLYWIHGHIHTPCRYTIGKTEIICNPHGYIDERYNGYEKELIVEIV, from the coding sequence ATGAAAATACAGATCATCAGCGACCTTCACCAGGAATTCGGATCTACAGATTTATCTTTTGATCATGCAGACGTTGTCGTATTGGCTGGAGATATCAACCTGGGTACAAAAGGAATTGACTGGGTCAAATCTAAAATAAAAGATAAGCCGGTCATCTATGTTCTGGGAAATCATGAATACTATAAAGGCTCTTATCCAAAAACGTTAAATAAAATCAGGCAAGCCTCCGAAGGATCAAATATCTCTGTCCTTGAAAATGAATCTGTGGATATAGACGGGATCCGTTTTCATGGAGCAACATTGTGGACGGACTTTTCCATATTTGGAAACCCGGTTAATTATGGGATGATCTGTCAGCCCAAAATGAATGATTATAAAATGATCAGACGGGATCCGTCCTATTCGAAAATGAGAACACTGGATACGTTTAAAATTCATCAGCTTTCAAAACTCTGGCTAAAAGAGAGTCTGGAAGAATCAGCAGGTTTAAAAAATATTGTTGTTACTCATCATGCACCAAGTATAAAGTCAGTACCTGAACAGTATAAAGAAGATCCTCTGACTTCTGCCTATGCATCTGACATGGAAGATTTCATTACAGAACATCAACCGCTGTACTGGATTCACGGACATATTCATACGCCTTGCCGGTATACGATCGGAAAAACCGAAATCATCTGCAATCCCCACGGCTATATTGATGAAAGGTATAATGGGTATGAAAAGGAGTTGATTGTTGAAATAGTCTAA
- a CDS encoding coiled-coil domain-containing protein — protein sequence MDTTYFFSAFGTFGNPNGFRQSYFLGGNADIVRHIRTYDLKTDAIKLFPGSRIYGMRKEAAGASSLISYSVYTFAKEQNSQRGGTFIGSSLIFVDKTASESIIVDVLDEFHQYLEKHNVTDGTIAINHSDKFSIDKPKDYDKISLNAREPEDGGTAQMGNNFLVVYSEINASQLQQLFTKGMGLLNSYDMIYFTGNHEVAEFVQQKGIFKIVDLDGFEREIRKSDEEKSRLLNAYIQDLEQEKNNLEADRKKILDQLHHQIGQNERKHQENEEKIRESKEGINIVNKEFDGYHKHIENLISTLKSDGKVESVKRQHLENRKVFSDTIKRSKEVVTISAVSTSSPLNQRNTAPVLRNSIEGFSGGRNHEKKEVQLNGYKIAFWSLLLLLTAGAASYIIFFDGGKIMVFPTEAPVVIENSNTDMVDAANTVSETPAAVQTVGLNPFPNAELNENDWRLVSKKTSPGVKIDSLINVIYKENPSTIKDYYKHQKKDYKAHLYFLNEKNFTINGSDTILTDTLKKIPNYIKQALIQ from the coding sequence ATGGATACTACTTACTTTTTTTCCGCATTCGGGACCTTCGGAAATCCGAACGGGTTCCGCCAGTCTTACTTCCTGGGAGGAAATGCAGACATCGTGAGACACATCAGAACTTACGATTTAAAAACAGATGCCATCAAGCTTTTTCCCGGCAGCCGGATCTATGGAATGCGTAAGGAGGCGGCCGGAGCATCGTCTCTTATTTCCTATTCCGTGTATACCTTTGCCAAAGAACAGAATTCCCAGCGGGGAGGAACGTTTATCGGTTCAAGTCTTATTTTTGTCGATAAAACCGCTTCAGAAAGCATTATTGTAGATGTTTTGGATGAATTCCACCAATACCTGGAAAAGCATAATGTGACGGACGGAACTATTGCCATTAACCATTCCGATAAATTTTCCATCGATAAGCCCAAAGATTATGATAAAATAAGTCTGAACGCCCGCGAACCGGAAGATGGCGGAACCGCGCAAATGGGAAATAATTTTCTGGTGGTATACAGCGAAATCAATGCATCCCAGCTGCAGCAGCTTTTTACCAAAGGGATGGGACTGCTGAATTCGTACGATATGATCTATTTTACGGGAAACCATGAAGTGGCCGAATTTGTTCAGCAGAAAGGGATCTTTAAAATTGTAGACCTCGATGGTTTTGAACGTGAGATCCGGAAATCCGATGAAGAAAAATCAAGGCTGCTCAATGCTTACATCCAGGATCTGGAACAGGAAAAAAACAACCTGGAAGCAGACCGGAAAAAGATTCTCGATCAGCTCCATCATCAGATCGGCCAGAATGAAAGAAAGCATCAGGAAAATGAAGAGAAGATTCGGGAATCCAAAGAAGGAATCAATATCGTTAATAAGGAATTTGACGGCTATCATAAGCATATTGAAAACCTGATCAGTACATTAAAATCCGATGGGAAAGTGGAATCTGTCAAGAGGCAGCATCTGGAGAACAGGAAAGTATTTTCAGATACAATCAAACGGAGTAAAGAGGTGGTAACGATTAGTGCGGTGAGCACTTCATCTCCGTTAAATCAGAGGAATACAGCACCGGTTTTAAGAAACAGCATTGAAGGATTTAGTGGCGGAAGAAACCATGAGAAGAAAGAAGTCCAACTCAACGGTTATAAAATAGCTTTCTGGAGTCTTCTCCTTCTATTGACGGCGGGCGCTGCATCTTACATTATATTTTTTGACGGCGGTAAAATAATGGTGTTCCCCACAGAAGCACCTGTAGTCATTGAAAACAGCAATACAGATATGGTGGATGCTGCCAATACGGTTTCAGAAACTCCGGCAGCAGTTCAAACGGTCGGTTTAAATCCTTTCCCGAATGCAGAACTGAATGAAAACGACTGGCGGCTCGTCTCAAAAAAAACATCTCCCGGTGTAAAGATAGACAGCCTGATCAATGTGATTTATAAGGAAAATCCTTCAACCATCAAAGACTATTACAAGCATCAAAAAAAAGACTATAAAGCCCATCTTTATTTTTTAAATGAAAAAAACTTTACAATCAATGGCAGCGATACCATCCTGACTGATACCTTGAAGAAAATCCCCAATTACATAAAACAAGCATTAATACAGTAG
- a CDS encoding Lrp/AsnC family transcriptional regulator yields the protein MTTEQYTPDEKDLSILRLLQRDAKMSVRDISARINLSPTPTHERIKRMEKLGIIKEYTTVLDRKKVNKGMMVICMIALNVHNKKTAGRFIEEVGKLKEVVEFYNISGDFDFMLKILAPNMDEFHEFFVNKLSEIEGIGQTKSIFVMNSIKESGQIL from the coding sequence ATGACCACAGAACAATACACCCCCGATGAAAAGGACCTTTCCATCCTCCGCCTGCTTCAGAGAGATGCCAAAATGAGTGTGCGTGATATTTCGGCAAGGATCAATTTAAGCCCAACACCTACCCATGAACGGATCAAACGGATGGAAAAGCTGGGAATCATCAAGGAATACACTACGGTACTGGACCGCAAAAAAGTGAATAAAGGCATGATGGTGATCTGTATGATCGCTCTGAATGTACACAATAAAAAAACAGCAGGGAGATTCATTGAAGAGGTCGGGAAACTGAAAGAGGTGGTTGAGTTTTACAATATAAGCGGGGATTTCGACTTTATGCTGAAAATTCTGGCCCCGAATATGGATGAGTTCCATGAATTTTTCGTGAATAAGCTGTCCGAAATTGAAGGAATCGGGCAGACGAAAAGCATCTTCGTGATGAACAGTATTAAGGAGAGCGGGCAGATTTTGTGA
- a CDS encoding MFS transporter, giving the protein MDTRKNLILILASVGTFVEALDIAIINLTIPSIQEQFHIGAETVQWLQTLYVLFFGGFLIIGGKLSDQIGRKKIFLIGALIFMLTSLGAGLSQSFEVLAIFRALQGLGAALIMPSALSIVTNTFRGEQERNRAIGIFSSFAAIGSGSGLSVGGIISTYLSWHWVFLINVPILLITLVFAYQYLPADEKSEAGQKTDLVSGMLLVLGLLSLTYGTHELVHIKENPLLIVGSLVLSVLFLTVVFRRLKSISQPLIDLNLFRHRSLMISNAVFFTLGAFFIGFLFLISLMLQKDMGHTAASAGLMLVPFSIMSALAAKFVLPHVSKRLSSSQMGVFGWSFMLAGALSLLIAVYTGHPVTMVLLGAACISGIGMTFCFTALSVMGIQDVEPSHYGVASSLSSTSYFLGAGIGLSFMTLMGQIFPSKYAVGDLSIIILVGYALIAIGMLLYFIFRSLKSGQVEIVVS; this is encoded by the coding sequence ATGGATACAAGGAAAAACTTAATATTAATTTTAGCATCGGTAGGAACTTTTGTAGAGGCTTTGGATATTGCCATCATTAATTTAACGATTCCTTCCATTCAGGAGCAGTTCCATATCGGAGCGGAGACCGTACAGTGGCTGCAGACTTTATATGTACTGTTTTTTGGAGGATTTCTTATTATTGGCGGAAAACTTTCGGACCAGATAGGAAGAAAAAAGATTTTCCTTATCGGAGCTTTGATTTTTATGCTGACTTCGTTAGGGGCCGGACTTTCACAAAGTTTTGAAGTGCTGGCCATCTTCCGCGCCCTGCAGGGATTGGGAGCAGCCCTGATTATGCCTTCCGCATTATCCATTGTAACGAATACCTTCAGAGGTGAGCAGGAACGTAACCGGGCCATCGGAATTTTCAGCTCGTTTGCTGCCATCGGTTCGGGAAGCGGGCTTTCGGTAGGAGGAATTATCAGTACTTATCTGAGCTGGCATTGGGTATTCCTGATCAACGTGCCTATTCTTCTCATCACCTTGGTTTTTGCATACCAATATCTGCCTGCTGATGAAAAAAGTGAAGCCGGGCAAAAAACAGATCTTGTTTCAGGAATGCTGCTGGTTTTAGGTCTTTTAAGTCTTACCTACGGAACACACGAATTGGTACATATCAAAGAAAATCCTCTGTTAATTGTGGGTTCTCTGGTACTTTCGGTATTGTTTTTAACGGTAGTATTCAGAAGATTAAAATCAATCTCCCAGCCACTGATTGACCTGAACTTGTTCAGACATCGTTCATTGATGATTTCCAATGCGGTGTTTTTCACTTTGGGAGCATTTTTCATAGGATTTTTGTTTTTGATTTCACTAATGCTTCAGAAAGATATGGGCCACACGGCGGCTTCAGCTGGGCTGATGCTGGTTCCTTTCAGTATCATGTCTGCACTGGCTGCCAAATTTGTACTGCCCCATGTCTCCAAAAGATTAAGTTCTTCCCAAATGGGTGTTTTCGGATGGAGTTTTATGCTTGCCGGTGCTTTATCATTACTGATTGCCGTTTATACAGGACATCCGGTAACGATGGTATTACTGGGCGCCGCCTGCATTTCAGGTATAGGAATGACATTCTGCTTTACGGCACTTTCCGTTATGGGAATCCAGGATGTAGAACCTTCCCACTATGGCGTGGCATCCAGTTTAAGTTCTACCAGTTATTTCCTGGGTGCAGGAATCGGATTATCATTCATGACGTTAATGGGCCAGATCTTTCCGTCAAAATATGCCGTTGGAGATTTAAGCATAATAATCCTGGTTGGATACGCGCTGATCGCTATCGGAATGCTCTTGTACTTTATTTTCAGAAGTTTAAAGAGCGGGCAGGTGGAAATAGTAGTTTCATAA